From Oreochromis aureus strain Israel breed Guangdong linkage group 4, ZZ_aureus, whole genome shotgun sequence, a single genomic window includes:
- the si:ch211-139g16.8 gene encoding uncharacterized protein si:ch211-139g16.8 — MRSFRVFQAADMDRLFWLSLLLAHPLVTADKDTCHVYISQSNNIIWKKIGEEAVFNCTVISSCSVKFYWFKENISLPLNMSNKYPGGASLQINSLKASDSGIYFCAAANHTGCCTPFVGEGATLVVRENAKIVMGRILSVSFVLLAVYSLAIVTLIFLKKHGWNMNVCKKTSKNDKKNANKKVQFQDVLKEMHKKRNMEKNNQTASRSSSEAEASSNDLQHSSDDIYQNV, encoded by the exons ATGAGATCATTCAGAGTCTTTCAAGCCGCAGACATGGACCGGTTGTTTTGGCTTTCTCTCCTGCTCGCCCACCCGTTGGTCACAG CTGACAAGGATACATGTCATGTCTATATATCACAGTCAAACAACATAATCTGGAAGAAAAtaggggaagaagctgttttcaATTGTACAGTCATTTCCAGCTGTTCAGTAAAATTTTACTGGTTCAAAGAAAACATCTCTCTACCGCTTAATATGAGTAACAAGTACCCAGGAGGAGCGTCTTTACAAATTAATTCACTTAAAGCGAGTGACAGTGGGATCTACTTCTGTGCCGCAGCAAATCATACTGGGTGCTGCACACCGTTTGTAGGGGAGGGAGCAACTCTTGTAGTGAGAG aaaatgcTAAAATAGTGATGGGAAGAATTTTGTCGGTATCATTTGTCCTCTTGGCCGTCTACAGCTTGGCTATAGTGACGCTCATCTTTCTAAAGAAG CATGGCTGGAATATGAACGTCTGCAAAAAGACATCCAAAAACGACAAG AAAAACGCAAATAAAAAAGTACAGTTCCAGGACGTGCTGAAAGAAATGCACAAGAAGAgaaacatggagaaaaacaatCAAACAGCAAGCAGAAGCTCTTCTGAAGCTGAG GCCTCGAGCAACGACCTGCAGCATTCTTCTGATGACATCTATCAAAATGTCTAA
- the mfsd13al gene encoding transmembrane protein 180, with the protein MNVFRHLINFGVNPAALAYAMTTLGSSMINNIFSFYYVKLFLNRYKISEGAFHQSQVVYMVWNAVNDPLFGYLQDNSRVPCCSQRRLSILYGAPLYSLAFLLAWFPWRSYTPGDWLSGLHLTVALCAFDGMLTFVLLAQCALFAEISSHHQNRLRLIKYNQVASLIGSSSVLFCGVVSNNMEDFLAFQAFTVLIAILSCGCMLYTGLHSESRFDNKASQSDALTSVDQTSHPSACSFSTLKTLTWQILTNRDFQLFVLMNFFQVFMLAFFNNFTMIFTEHLIPPDVLPSLAKSIVYGAGFICPQLLVLSSQSLLHRLGYYRIILFIFYVEAGMAAVMLAIGPQHYYFMAFFLTINMVIIQASFSLFGLPLADIIDTDLQKYKRSSPLSSMVFGTNALFTKPAQSLAPMIVLNILNQFGYEQLKDVTKDSDPSALESLHRAMFYLVCLVPMCVAALQVLAWRPFSIRNSHTVDTKYIDG; encoded by the exons ATGAATGTCTTCCGACACCTGATAAACTTTGGGGTGAACCCTGCAGCGCTGGCTTATGCCATGACGACTCTGGGCTCTAGcatgataaacaatattttCAGCTTCTACTATGTGAAACTCTTCCTGAATAGGTACAAGATATCCGAAGGAGCGTTTCACCAATCACAA GTGGTGTACATGGTGTGGAATGCAGTTAATGACCCTCTCTTTGGTTACCTGCAAGATAACTCCAGGGTACCCTGCTGCTCTCAGCGACGCCTCTCCATCCTGTACGGCGCTCCCCTCTACTCGCTAGCTTTTCTTTTAGCCTGGTTCCCGTGGCGTTCCTACACCCCTGGTGACTGGTTGAGTGGTTTACACTTGACAGTAGCGCTGTGTGCTTTCGATGGCATGCTAACCTTTGTGCTGCTGGCACAATGTGCCTTGTTTGCAGAGATTTCCAGCCATCATCAGAACAGACTTAGACTCATAAAGTACAACCAG GTGGCTTCTCTCATTGGCTCATCCAGTGTCCTCTTCTGTGGTGTGGTGTCCAACAACATGGAAGACTTCTTGGCCTTTCAGGCATTCACTGTGCTGATTGCTATCCTGAGCTGTGGCTGCATGCTCTACACAGGCCTCCACAGCGAGAGCCGCTTTGACAATAAAGCATCTCAATCGGATGCTCTCACGTCTGTTGATCAGACTTCGCATCCATCGGCATGCTCCTTCTCCACGTTGAAAACGTTGACGTGGCAAATTCTGACCAACAGGGACTTTCAGCTATTTGTACTAATGAACTTCTTCCAGGTGTTCATGCTGGCCTTCTTCAATAATTTCACCATGATATTTACTGAGCACCTGATTCCTCCTGATGTGCTTCCATCATTGGCAAAGAGCATCGTGTATGGAGCAGGATTCATCTGTCCACAG CTTTTAGTGCTGAGCTCTCAGAGTCTGCTGCATAGGCTTGGCTACTACAGGatcatcctcttcatcttcTATGTGGAGGCTGGAATGGCAGCTGTCATGCTAGCAATTGGTCCTCAGCACTATTATTTCATGGCGTTTTTCCTCACCATTAACAT GGTTATAATTCAGGCCTCCTTCAGTCTTTTTGGGTTGCCTTTGGCTGACATTATTGACACTGACCTGCAGAAATACAAGCGCAG TTCCCCTCTCTCTTCCATGGTGTTTGGAACAAATGCACTGTTCACAAAGCCAGCTCAGTCTCTGGCTCCTATGATAGTGTTAAATATCCTGAACCAGTTTGGGTATGAACAGCTGAAGGATGTCACAAAGGATTCAGATCCGAG TGCCTTGGAGAGCCTCCACAGAGCCATGTTCTACTTGGTTTGCCTGGTGCCCATGTGTGTCGCTGCTCTGCAAGTTTTGGCTTGGAGGCCGTTTTCCATTCGCAACAGTCACACAGTTGACACAAAGTATATTGATGGCTAA